One window of the Eucalyptus grandis isolate ANBG69807.140 chromosome 6, ASM1654582v1, whole genome shotgun sequence genome contains the following:
- the LOC104452240 gene encoding probable aquaporin PIP2-8, which produces MEEETRGEGWRGLSNPRVPVLNMPELKKWSFYQALAAEFMASTLLLFISITTIISQKKQPCSSDGVLVTAWAVGGTTFVMIFSIAGISGACMNPAVTFGYFLARKISLNRAVCYVIVQCLGAVTGVALVRNSMEHDFYSFGGGANVVAPGYRRGTALLAEAMGSFLVVCTVLTATDAMRRETDAHISVMAPLAVGFAVLVVHLATIPITGTGVNPARSFGAAVIYNRSSVWHDQWMFWFGPFAGALAAAAYHQHVIRSAVIRFLRTCLRLADASAYNPNGGRRPRRDAGTQRDDRTAANLPGQRPGDAPRDAPRESPGDLWQRPLDRRPQYPRSGPPAPATSGAAAIPLAISIK; this is translated from the exons atggaggaggagacCCGCGGCGAAGGTTGGAGGGGCCTGAGCAACCCACGGGTTCCTGTGCTGAATATGCCCGAGCTTAAGAAGTGGTCATTCTACCAAGCCCTAGCAGCCGAGTTCATGGCTAGCACGCTGTTGCTGTTTATCTCAATCACAACCATCATCTCGCAAAAGAAGCAGCCTTGCAGCTCCGACGGGGTCCTCGTGACCGCGTGGGCAGTGGGAGGAACGACTTTTGTCATGATCTTTTCCATTGCCGGCATCTCAGGGGCCTGCATGAACCCAGCAGTCACTTTTGGATATTTTTTGGCAAGGAAAATTAGTCTGAATAGAGCGGTATGCTATGTTATCGTGCAGTGTTTGGGTGCGGTGACTGGGGTCGCATTGGTGAGAAACTCCATGGAGCATGACTTTTATTCCTTTGGAGGGGGTGCCAACGTGGTAGCTCCGGGCTATCGGAGGGGTACTGCCTTGCTGGCAGAGGCCATGGGCAGTTTCTTGGTAGTTTGTACTGTATTAACAGCCACCGATGCAATGAGGAGAGAAACCGACGCCCACATTTCC GTTATGGCTCCACTGGCAGTTGGATTTGCGGTGTTGGTGGTTCACCTGGCCACCATCCCCATCACCGGCACCGGCGTGAACCCAGCGCGCAGCTTCGGTGCCGCTGTAATTTACAATCGTTCCAGCGTCTGGCACGACCAG TGGATGTTCTGGTTCGGCCCATTTGCTGGGGCCCTGGCAGCTGCAGCTTATCACCAGCATGTCATCCGATCTGCAGTTATCCGGTTCCTCCGAACCTGCCTCCGTTTGGCCGACGCTTCAGCGTACAACCCAAACGGCGGCAGGCGACCCCGGCGCGATGCCGGCACTCAACGAGACGACCGAACCGCCGCCAACCTCCCTGGGCAACGCCCGGGCGACGCCCCGCGCGACGCCCCGCGCGAATCCCCCGGAGATCTCTGGCAGCGACCCCTAGACCGGCGGCCGCAATATCCCCGCAGTGGCCCCCCAGCCCCAGCGACGTCCGGAGCCGCCGCTATTCCCTTAGCTATCTCCATCAAGTGA